The following proteins are encoded in a genomic region of Chelmon rostratus isolate fCheRos1 chromosome 3, fCheRos1.pri, whole genome shotgun sequence:
- the si:ch73-100l22.3 gene encoding uncharacterized protein si:ch73-100l22.3 isoform X1, translated as MDDYDKFVQHRLSRLRKSEEEQHKPLPASSLIRFYGRPILPPLLSGEQREEMQRHRDAAQKAAVHRKLKGDPRMAFVQTILHSVQLRKTPTLEELLQESDVTTKSSYSHNTDGGSVSQSSYFIGTKDRLLLSPPLERKQKNGVSLPLLTSTTHSAFFASNVTPQQSYQKGCLIDQHCSQQGSQPSFLNCVSHQSVSSGYVTYENVENTTTVSGGIDAGRESRDIGSSEGACNTGGFFLHNTSNTIAKMPDIISHPPIDGEELERSGLESSFNNDFIVVKDICCSSLQEGSIICDHLPVEKSKSSHVDSTGCEDNLPVTTVVNLDKDHSLDRIEGSVSSSENSHISGNPELPQILATHCCPTAELHIQHCSTETEPVGNHVDEAEPPEEPYRLSLQALLKKSQEYRRRQRMLRNQAKNTKIQERTQEQLRERAEEQSLSDKENNEFPYKGTVTTEGKKTKERRGTFIPSVETSPKKSWENERMVESEFLGKKADFKCENTHLTGNGNGKEMTNVEEETTLKNNKLNISHEVITEPKQISAFPQQQAMSTETSPAQEPFYLNNCLIAFHKSVGNYYTIPAPKFCRSPVRCKSKGSMQDEETADRAETLKRTVLVNTGLNEDHKVEEVNLQRQNARTAVHPVNLIGQGDVTSVSAKSSQHIDQLESSLSGLKLLISDLESTLAEKLGNHSQTESNTQREFSLEDMKQSEQIKNEQHTQLCQSDCEYGVDGGSDAEQDQRYKEWPRRQSFDNFRTMDKDTRAEPDINDTDDVPLIEQVKGTEAVNLSELRLVKTIATDRAKEKATCNEGLTKGYGQHGGCRKQQPPAKCILSLTQRLRIPDIFRNVPSEPTAPHNVSVLSDTSICPVERKDETAVEGHDFTHLPSLNQSYDVDAPSGLWFLEGSGSDLSSKGHLVQEKHLTPESEGDGQGGVSKVKRRLLMHVMEETRERSADTSRGAGSAVRPNSSTPRAAVRQYEGHGSQKDKQEQLKQAHTAQIRALQEEHRRQQEELLQALAVRYRLLQSVSFPCSMSSSHLGDTLTFSTPSQPFSTLSERYRPLLLAAVKGFLTRRLLKTERVAQLVRTIRDTQQFLQALQQQSPGRGEFCSRQDLLLQERVTLQLRAARYEVSDIFFSLSAGERIQLISWDRELAQERERRRQRGHIGRPRGKSSLSAATKKSLERKRGMMIQKKAAGRHRGVVTATGHNTGFSGKQLQETKRGEFGANPQRVPKSTYSSRPR; from the exons ATGGACGACTACGACAAGTTTGTTCAGCATCGTCTCTCCCGTCTGAGGAAAAGTGAGGAGGAACAACATAAACCCTTACCTGCATCCTCGCTCATCCGCTTCTATGGACGGCCCATCCTGCCTCCCCTG CTCTcaggggagcagagggaggagatgcaGCGCCACAGAGATGCAGCGCAGAAAGCTGCTGTCCACAGAAAGTTGAAGGGTGATCCAAGAATGGCCTTTGTGCAAACTATCCTGCACAGTGTTCAG CTGAGGAAGACGCCAACACTGGAGGAGTTGCTTCAAGAATCAGATGTTACCACAAAATCTTCATATTCCCATAACACTGATGGTGGATCAGTGTCACAGAGCAGTTATTTCATAGGAACAAAGGATAGACTTTTGCTCTCACCACCACTtgaaaggaaacagaagaatggtgtttctcttcctctgctgacaTCAACCACACATAGTGCCTTTTTCGCCTCTAATGTGACACCTCAGCAAAGTTACCAGAAAGGATGCCTTATTGATCAACATTGCAGCCAACAGGGGTCTCAGCCAAGTTTCCTTAACTGTGTGAGTCACCAGTCAGTATCCTCCGGTTACGTGACCTATGAGAATGTTGAAAACACCACCACTGTCTCTGGAGGGATTGATGCTGGGAGAGAGAGCCGTGACATTGGCTCCTCAGAAGGAGCTTGTAATACAGGTGGCTTTTTCCTTCACAACACCTCAAACACAATTGCCAAGATGCCAGATATTATCAGCCACCCTCCCATAGATGGAGAGGAATTGGAGAGGAGTGGACTGGAATCATCCTTTAATAATGACTTTATAGTTGTAAAAGACATTTGTTGCTCTTCACTCCAAGAGGGCTCAATTATATGTGACCATTTACCAGTAGAGAAATCTAAAAGCAGTCATGTGGACAGCACAGGGTGTGAAGATAACCTTCCAGTTACTACAGTAGTTAACCTTGACAAAGATCACAGTTTGGACAGAATTGAAGGCTCAGTCTCTTcatcagaaaacagtcacatttCAGGCAATCCAGAGTTGCCACAGATATTGGCCACCCATTGCTGTCCAACAGCAGAGCTGCACATTCAGCACTgctccacagaaacagaaccAGTAGGCAACCATGTAGATGAAGCAGAGCCACCTGAGGAGCCTTATCGTCTGAGCCTCCAGGCCTTGCTGAAGAAATCTCAGGAGTATCGGCGGCGCCAGCGGATGCTTAGGAACCAAGCCAAAAACACTAAAATCCAGGAGAGGACCCAAGAACAGCTAAGAGAAAGGGCGGAGGAGCAGAGCCTCTCTGATAAGGAGAATAACGAGTTCCCGTACAAGGGCACCGTGACTACAGAGGGGAAGAAAActaaagagaggagaggcacTTTTATCCCATCAGTGGAAACATCACCAAAGAAATCCTGGGAAAATGAGAGGATGGTTGAAAGTGAGTTTCTTGGGAAAAAGGcagattttaaatgtgaaaacacacatttaacaggaaatggaaatggtAAGGAAATGACTAATGTCGAGGAAGAAACAACCTTGAAAAATAATAAGCTGAACATTTCACATGAGGTCATAACGGAGCCTAAACAAATCAGCGCCTTCCCCCAGCAACAGGCCATGTCGACAGAAACCTCACCTGCTCAGGAACCTTTTTACTTGAACAACTGTCTCATAGCATTTCATAAAAGCGTAGGGAACTACTACACTATTCCTGCCCCTAAATTCTGTAGGAGTCCTGTTCGCTGCAAAAGCAAAGGCAGTATGCAAGATGAAGAAACTGCTGACAGGGCCGAGACCTTAAAGAGGACAGTTTTGGTCAATACTGGTTTAAATGAAGACCACAAGGTTGAAGAAGTTAACCTGCAACGTCAAAACGCTCGCACAGCAGTTCATCCTGTGAATCTCATCGGTCAAGGTGATGTAACAAGTGTTTCAGCCAAGAGTTCACAGCACATAGATCAGCTTGAGTCCAGCCTGTCCGGTCTGAAATTACTGATATCAGATCTGGAGTCCACACTGGCAGAAAAGTTGGGGAATCACAGTCAAACTGAGAGCAACACGCAAAGAGAGTTTAGTTTGGAAGACATGAAGCAATctgaacaaattaaaaatgaacaacataCACAGCTGTGTCAAAGTGATTGTGAGTATGGGGTGGATGGTGGCAGTGATGCAGAGCAAGACCAAAGGTACAAAGAGTGGCCGAGAAGACAATCATTTGACAATTTCAGGACCATGGATAAAGATACAAGAGCTGAACCAGACATCAATGACACGGATGATGTTCCTCTCATAGAGCAGGTGAAAGGCACTGAGGCAGTTAACTTAAGCGAGCTCAGGCTAGTCAAAACCATAGCTACAGACAGAGCAAAGGAAAAAGCGACATGTAATGAAGGACTTACAAAGGGTTATGGACAGCATGGCGGCTGTAGAAAGCAGCAGCCCCCAGCTAAATGTATCCTCTCGTTAACACAGCGGCTGCGAATTCCTGACATATTCAGAAATGTTCCTTCTGAACCCACAGCTCCGCACAATGTCTCAGTGCTTTCAGATACCAGTATCTGTCCAGTGGAAAGGAAGGATGAGACAGCTGTAGAGGGTCACGACTTTACCCACCTGCCATCGCTCAACCAGTCGTATGATGTAGACGCACCGTCTGGTCTGTGGTTCCTCGAAGGATCAGGGTCTGATTTGAGCTCAAAAGGTCATCTTGTTCAGGAGAAACATCTGACCCCAGAGAGTGAGGGTGACGGTCAGGGCGGGGTATCCAAGGTCAAACGAAGACTGCTCATGCACGTAATGGAGGAGACACGGGAAAGGAGTGCAGATACCAGCAGAGGGGCAGGCTCTGCGGTCAGACCCAACTCCAGCACTCCTAGAG CTGCAGTGCGGCAATACGAAGGCCATGGCAGTCAAAAAGACAAGCAGGAACAACTGAAACAGGCCCACACTGCTCAGATCAGAGccctgcaggaggagcacaGGAGGCAACAGGAAGAGCTACTGCAG gcatTGGCAGTGCGTTACCGTCTCCTCCAGAGTGTGTCCTTCCCATGCTCCATGTCAAGCTCACATCTTGGGGACACGTTGACCTTTTCTACACCCTCTCAG cctttCAGCACACTGTCAGAGCGCTACCGCCCCCTGCTGTTAGCAGCTGTCAAAGGTTTTCTGACTCGCAGGCTCCTCAAGACTGAGAGAGTGGCACAGCTGGTGCGCACCATCAGG gACACACAGCAGTTCCTGCAggccctccagcagcagagccctGGCAGAGGAGAGTTCTGTAGCAGACAGGACCTTTTGTTGCAGGAAAGAGTCACTCTGCAG CTGCGCGCTGCACGTTACGAGGTCAGCGACATATTCTTCAGCCTGTCAGCCGGAGAAAGGATACAGCTGATCAGCTGGGACAGAGAGCTGGCCCAGGAGAGGGAGCGCCGACGACAG agaGGGCACATAGGCCGACCCAGAGGAAAGAGTTCTCTGTCAGCTGCAACAAAGAAATcgctggagaggaagagaggaatgAT GATCCAGAAAAAGGCTGCAGGAAGGCACAGGGGAGTTGTGACGGCGACTGGACACAACACTGGATTCTCTGGCAAGCAGCTGCAAGAAACCAAACGAGGAGAGTTTGGAGCAAATCCTCAGAGGGTCCCCAAGAGCACTTACTCCTCTAGACCCCGATGA
- the si:ch73-100l22.3 gene encoding uncharacterized protein si:ch73-100l22.3 isoform X2: MDDYDKFVQHRLSRLRKSEEEQHKPLPASSLIRFYGRPILPPLLSGEQREEMQRHRDAAQKAAVHRKLKGDPRMAFVQTILHSVQLRKTPTLEELLQESDVTTKSSYSHNTDGGSVSQSSYFIGTKDRLLLSPPLERKQKNGVSLPLLTSTTHSAFFASNVTPQQSYQKGCLIDQHCSQQGSQPSFLNCVSHQSVSSGYVTYENVENTTTVSGGIDAGRESRDIGSSEGACNTGGFFLHNTSNTIAKMPDIISHPPIDGEELERSGLESSFNNDFIVVKDICCSSLQEGSIICDHLPVEKSKSSHVDSTGCEDNLPVTTVVNLDKDHSLDRIEGSVSSSENSHISGNPELPQILATHCCPTAELHIQHCSTETEPVGNHVDEAEPPEEPYRLSLQALLKKSQEYRRRQRMLRNQAKNTKIQERTQEQLRERAEEQSLSDKENNEFPYKGTVTTEGKKTKERRGTFIPSVETSPKKSWENERMVESEFLGKKADFKCENTHLTGNGNGKEMTNVEEETTLKNNKLNISHEVITEPKQISAFPQQQAMSTETSPAQEPFYLNNCLIAFHKSVGNYYTIPAPKFCRSPVRCKSKGSMQDEETADRAETLKRTVLVNTGLNEDHKVEEVNLQRQNARTAVHPVNLIGQGDVTSVSAKSSQHIDQLESSLSGLKLLISDLESTLAEKLGNHSQTESNTQREFSLEDMKQSEQIKNEQHTQLCQSDCEYGVDGGSDAEQDQRYKEWPRRQSFDNFRTMDKDTRAEPDINDTDDVPLIEQVKGTEAVNLSELRLVKTIATDRAKEKATCNEGLTKGYGQHGGCRKQQPPAKCILSLTQRLRIPDIFRNVPSEPTAPHNVSVLSDTSICPVERKDETAVEGHDFTHLPSLNQSYDVDAPSGLWFLEGSGSDLSSKGHLVQEKHLTPESEGDGQGGVSKVKRRLLMHVMEETRERSADTSRGAGSAVRPNSSTPRAAVRQYEGHGSQKDKQEQLKQAHTAQIRALQEEHRRQQEELLQALAVRYRLLQSVSFPCSMSSSHLGDTLTFSTPSQHSPLSSPLALIIHPSHYSFPPSSSSSSAFQHTVRALPPPAVSSCQRFSDSQAPQD, encoded by the exons ATGGACGACTACGACAAGTTTGTTCAGCATCGTCTCTCCCGTCTGAGGAAAAGTGAGGAGGAACAACATAAACCCTTACCTGCATCCTCGCTCATCCGCTTCTATGGACGGCCCATCCTGCCTCCCCTG CTCTcaggggagcagagggaggagatgcaGCGCCACAGAGATGCAGCGCAGAAAGCTGCTGTCCACAGAAAGTTGAAGGGTGATCCAAGAATGGCCTTTGTGCAAACTATCCTGCACAGTGTTCAG CTGAGGAAGACGCCAACACTGGAGGAGTTGCTTCAAGAATCAGATGTTACCACAAAATCTTCATATTCCCATAACACTGATGGTGGATCAGTGTCACAGAGCAGTTATTTCATAGGAACAAAGGATAGACTTTTGCTCTCACCACCACTtgaaaggaaacagaagaatggtgtttctcttcctctgctgacaTCAACCACACATAGTGCCTTTTTCGCCTCTAATGTGACACCTCAGCAAAGTTACCAGAAAGGATGCCTTATTGATCAACATTGCAGCCAACAGGGGTCTCAGCCAAGTTTCCTTAACTGTGTGAGTCACCAGTCAGTATCCTCCGGTTACGTGACCTATGAGAATGTTGAAAACACCACCACTGTCTCTGGAGGGATTGATGCTGGGAGAGAGAGCCGTGACATTGGCTCCTCAGAAGGAGCTTGTAATACAGGTGGCTTTTTCCTTCACAACACCTCAAACACAATTGCCAAGATGCCAGATATTATCAGCCACCCTCCCATAGATGGAGAGGAATTGGAGAGGAGTGGACTGGAATCATCCTTTAATAATGACTTTATAGTTGTAAAAGACATTTGTTGCTCTTCACTCCAAGAGGGCTCAATTATATGTGACCATTTACCAGTAGAGAAATCTAAAAGCAGTCATGTGGACAGCACAGGGTGTGAAGATAACCTTCCAGTTACTACAGTAGTTAACCTTGACAAAGATCACAGTTTGGACAGAATTGAAGGCTCAGTCTCTTcatcagaaaacagtcacatttCAGGCAATCCAGAGTTGCCACAGATATTGGCCACCCATTGCTGTCCAACAGCAGAGCTGCACATTCAGCACTgctccacagaaacagaaccAGTAGGCAACCATGTAGATGAAGCAGAGCCACCTGAGGAGCCTTATCGTCTGAGCCTCCAGGCCTTGCTGAAGAAATCTCAGGAGTATCGGCGGCGCCAGCGGATGCTTAGGAACCAAGCCAAAAACACTAAAATCCAGGAGAGGACCCAAGAACAGCTAAGAGAAAGGGCGGAGGAGCAGAGCCTCTCTGATAAGGAGAATAACGAGTTCCCGTACAAGGGCACCGTGACTACAGAGGGGAAGAAAActaaagagaggagaggcacTTTTATCCCATCAGTGGAAACATCACCAAAGAAATCCTGGGAAAATGAGAGGATGGTTGAAAGTGAGTTTCTTGGGAAAAAGGcagattttaaatgtgaaaacacacatttaacaggaaatggaaatggtAAGGAAATGACTAATGTCGAGGAAGAAACAACCTTGAAAAATAATAAGCTGAACATTTCACATGAGGTCATAACGGAGCCTAAACAAATCAGCGCCTTCCCCCAGCAACAGGCCATGTCGACAGAAACCTCACCTGCTCAGGAACCTTTTTACTTGAACAACTGTCTCATAGCATTTCATAAAAGCGTAGGGAACTACTACACTATTCCTGCCCCTAAATTCTGTAGGAGTCCTGTTCGCTGCAAAAGCAAAGGCAGTATGCAAGATGAAGAAACTGCTGACAGGGCCGAGACCTTAAAGAGGACAGTTTTGGTCAATACTGGTTTAAATGAAGACCACAAGGTTGAAGAAGTTAACCTGCAACGTCAAAACGCTCGCACAGCAGTTCATCCTGTGAATCTCATCGGTCAAGGTGATGTAACAAGTGTTTCAGCCAAGAGTTCACAGCACATAGATCAGCTTGAGTCCAGCCTGTCCGGTCTGAAATTACTGATATCAGATCTGGAGTCCACACTGGCAGAAAAGTTGGGGAATCACAGTCAAACTGAGAGCAACACGCAAAGAGAGTTTAGTTTGGAAGACATGAAGCAATctgaacaaattaaaaatgaacaacataCACAGCTGTGTCAAAGTGATTGTGAGTATGGGGTGGATGGTGGCAGTGATGCAGAGCAAGACCAAAGGTACAAAGAGTGGCCGAGAAGACAATCATTTGACAATTTCAGGACCATGGATAAAGATACAAGAGCTGAACCAGACATCAATGACACGGATGATGTTCCTCTCATAGAGCAGGTGAAAGGCACTGAGGCAGTTAACTTAAGCGAGCTCAGGCTAGTCAAAACCATAGCTACAGACAGAGCAAAGGAAAAAGCGACATGTAATGAAGGACTTACAAAGGGTTATGGACAGCATGGCGGCTGTAGAAAGCAGCAGCCCCCAGCTAAATGTATCCTCTCGTTAACACAGCGGCTGCGAATTCCTGACATATTCAGAAATGTTCCTTCTGAACCCACAGCTCCGCACAATGTCTCAGTGCTTTCAGATACCAGTATCTGTCCAGTGGAAAGGAAGGATGAGACAGCTGTAGAGGGTCACGACTTTACCCACCTGCCATCGCTCAACCAGTCGTATGATGTAGACGCACCGTCTGGTCTGTGGTTCCTCGAAGGATCAGGGTCTGATTTGAGCTCAAAAGGTCATCTTGTTCAGGAGAAACATCTGACCCCAGAGAGTGAGGGTGACGGTCAGGGCGGGGTATCCAAGGTCAAACGAAGACTGCTCATGCACGTAATGGAGGAGACACGGGAAAGGAGTGCAGATACCAGCAGAGGGGCAGGCTCTGCGGTCAGACCCAACTCCAGCACTCCTAGAG CTGCAGTGCGGCAATACGAAGGCCATGGCAGTCAAAAAGACAAGCAGGAACAACTGAAACAGGCCCACACTGCTCAGATCAGAGccctgcaggaggagcacaGGAGGCAACAGGAAGAGCTACTGCAG gcatTGGCAGTGCGTTACCGTCTCCTCCAGAGTGTGTCCTTCCCATGCTCCATGTCAAGCTCACATCTTGGGGACACGTTGACCTTTTCTACACCCTCTCAG cattctcctctctcttcccccctgGCCCTCATTATTCACCCCTCTCATTACTCGTtccccccctcttcctcctcttcctcagcctttCAGCACACTGTCAGAGCGCTACCGCCCCCTGCTGTTAGCAGCTGTCAAAGGTTTTCTGACTCGCAGGCTCCTCAAGACTGA